In Haloarcula salinisoli, one genomic interval encodes:
- a CDS encoding alpha/beta fold hydrolase, with the protein MATKARIPDTDATLRGSVGLESSYRELNDVQLHVVAAGDPDDPLVVLLHGHPDFWYGWRDQIGPLVDAGYRVVVPDQRGCNLSDAPDDIDAYRLSNLTADVRALIHDEGQESAHVVGHDFGGFVAWHLALGSPSMVDTLGILNVPHPTVYGKALRSSPRQMLRSWYVWFYQVPRLPEWLLGRNDMANMVQSLEYTSHEGTFDDATIERYRTAWQHTGVEPRVNWYRGFRRSDSPQRTTVTQPTLICWGEDDIALSPSMAQQSVDYCDDGELRMYPDASHWVHHERPAVTEELVRHLTENGR; encoded by the coding sequence ATGGCAACTAAAGCGAGGATTCCAGACACAGATGCAACGTTGCGTGGTTCGGTGGGACTCGAATCCTCCTACCGCGAACTCAACGACGTGCAGTTACACGTCGTCGCTGCGGGTGACCCCGACGACCCACTGGTCGTCCTCCTGCACGGCCACCCCGATTTCTGGTACGGCTGGCGCGACCAGATCGGCCCGCTCGTCGACGCAGGCTACCGCGTGGTCGTTCCGGACCAGCGGGGCTGTAACCTGAGCGACGCGCCCGACGATATCGATGCCTATCGGCTCTCGAATCTGACGGCTGATGTCCGTGCGCTAATCCACGACGAAGGGCAGGAGTCGGCCCACGTCGTCGGGCACGACTTCGGTGGGTTCGTCGCCTGGCACCTCGCGCTCGGGTCCCCATCCATGGTCGATACCCTCGGAATCCTGAACGTCCCCCATCCGACGGTCTACGGCAAGGCACTCCGGTCGAGCCCCCGACAGATGCTTCGGAGCTGGTACGTCTGGTTCTACCAGGTTCCCAGACTCCCAGAATGGCTTCTGGGTCGCAACGACATGGCCAACATGGTCCAGTCACTCGAATACACGTCACACGAGGGGACGTTCGACGATGCGACCATCGAGCGCTACAGGACGGCGTGGCAACACACCGGCGTCGAACCGAGGGTCAACTGGTATCGGGGGTTCCGTCGGTCGGACAGTCCCCAGCGGACCACTGTCACACAGCCGACGCTTATCTGCTGGGGCGAGGACGATATCGCGCTCTCTCCGTCCATGGCTCAACAGAGCGTCGACTACTGCGACGATGGGGAACTCCGGATGTACCCCGACGCGTCACACTGGGTCCACCACGAGCGTCCCGCGGTCACTGAGGAGCTTGTCCGGCATCTAACCGAAAACGGACGGTGA
- a CDS encoding helix-turn-helix domain-containing protein has translation MKYLHLSLQYEREVQHPMQRLLTDSQALERSWLVTWNLQGTGDIIYTLFYIVGDREVYREHVAEAEETVHCDITPVDDRSFYAYVREREKEVFQRFRAAFEQPSVVILPPLAYRPEGRVDFDVGGEAAELAEILENLPDEITVSVSEVGEYDSRPGVPAVDLTARQREALRAAAEVGYYEYPRTGNIADVAERLDCATSTASNHLQKAQARLVRQFI, from the coding sequence ATGAAATACCTCCATCTGTCGCTGCAGTACGAACGGGAGGTCCAGCATCCGATGCAGCGACTCCTGACAGATTCCCAGGCGCTCGAGCGCAGTTGGCTCGTGACCTGGAACTTGCAGGGAACGGGCGACATCATCTATACCCTGTTCTATATCGTCGGCGACCGGGAGGTGTACAGAGAACACGTTGCCGAGGCCGAGGAGACAGTTCACTGCGATATCACACCTGTCGACGACCGGTCGTTCTACGCGTACGTTCGGGAGCGCGAGAAGGAAGTCTTCCAGCGCTTCCGGGCAGCGTTCGAACAGCCCTCAGTGGTTATCCTGCCCCCACTCGCGTACCGCCCCGAGGGGAGAGTCGACTTCGACGTCGGCGGCGAAGCTGCAGAACTGGCAGAAATTCTCGAGAACCTTCCCGATGAAATCACGGTCTCGGTGTCTGAGGTCGGCGAGTACGATTCCCGCCCGGGCGTTCCTGCAGTCGACCTCACGGCCCGGCAGCGTGAAGCGCTTCGAGCGGCAGCCGAGGTAGGGTACTACGAGTACCCGCGAACCGGGAATATCGCAGACGTGGCCGAGCGTCTCGACTGTGCGACGAGTACCGCATCGAACCATCTACAGAAGGCACAAGCACGGCTCGTCAGACAATTTATCTGA
- a CDS encoding 50S ribosomal protein L11: MAGTIEVLVPGGQANPGPPLGPELGPTPVDVQAVVQDINDQTEAFDGTEVPVTVDYDDDGSFEIEVGVPPTAELVKDEAGFDTGSGEPHEEFVANLTVDQVMQIAEQKQSDLLAYDLKNAAKEVVGTCTSLGVTIEGNDPREFKERIDDGEYDDEFAAPA, from the coding sequence ATGGCTGGAACTATCGAAGTGCTCGTCCCCGGTGGGCAGGCCAATCCTGGCCCGCCCCTCGGTCCCGAGCTGGGTCCGACACCCGTGGACGTGCAGGCAGTCGTGCAGGACATCAACGACCAGACGGAAGCGTTCGACGGGACGGAAGTCCCTGTCACCGTCGACTACGACGACGACGGGAGCTTCGAGATAGAGGTCGGTGTCCCGCCGACGGCCGAACTCGTCAAGGACGAGGCCGGCTTCGACACCGGCAGCGGCGAGCCCCACGAGGAGTTCGTGGCGAATCTCACCGTCGACCAGGTCATGCAGATCGCCGAGCAGAAGCAGTCCGACCTGCTCGCCTACGACCTGAAAAACGCCGCCAAGGAAGTCGTCGGCACCTGCACCTCGCTGGGTGTCACCATCGAGGGCAACGACCCCCGCGAGTTCAAGGAGCGCATCGACGACGGCGAGTACGACGACGAGTTTGCAGCGCCCGCCTGA
- a CDS encoding 50S ribosomal protein L1, with amino-acid sequence MADQEIENAVSRALEEAPERNFRETVDLAVNLRDLDLNDPSNRVDESVVLPSGTGQETTIVVFAEGETALRAEEAADDVLDEDELAELGDDDDAAKDLADDTDFFIAEKGMMQDIGRYLGTVLGPRGKMPEPLDPDDDVVEVVNRMKNTVQLRSGERRTFHTRVGAEDMSAEDISDNIDVIVRRLHADLEKGPLNVDTIYVKTTMGPAVEVA; translated from the coding sequence ATGGCAGACCAGGAAATTGAGAACGCAGTCTCTCGCGCACTCGAAGAGGCACCTGAGCGGAACTTCCGCGAAACGGTCGACCTCGCCGTGAACCTGCGCGACTTAGACCTTAACGACCCGTCGAACCGCGTCGACGAGTCCGTCGTTCTTCCATCCGGTACCGGACAGGAGACCACCATTGTGGTCTTCGCCGAGGGCGAGACAGCCCTCCGGGCCGAGGAAGCAGCAGACGACGTACTCGACGAGGACGAACTCGCAGAGCTTGGCGACGACGATGACGCCGCCAAGGATCTGGCCGATGACACTGACTTCTTCATCGCGGAGAAGGGTATGATGCAGGACATCGGTCGCTATCTGGGGACCGTCCTCGGTCCGCGCGGGAAGATGCCGGAACCGCTCGACCCCGACGACGACGTCGTCGAGGTCGTCAACCGAATGAAAAACACCGTGCAGCTGCGCAGCGGCGAGCGTCGGACGTTCCACACCCGAGTGGGCGCCGAGGACATGTCCGCCGAGGACATCTCGGACAACATCGACGTCATCGTCCGCCGACTGCACGCCGACCTCGAGAAGGGGCCGCTCAACGTCGACACCATCTACGTGAAGACGACGATGGGCCCCGCCGTGGAGGTGGCCTGA
- a CDS encoding 50S ribosomal protein L10, which translates to MSAEGERKTETIPQWKQEEVDAIVEMIESYDSVGVVNIAGIPSRQLQDMRRDLHGTAELRVSRNTLLVRALEEVNDGLEDLTEHIAGQVGLIGTDSNPFSLYQELEASKTPAPIGAGEIAPNDIVVPEGDTGVDPGPFVGELQSIGADARIQEGSIQVLSDSTVLDAGEEVSQDLANVLNELGIEPKEVGLDLRGVFSDGVLFAPEELELDVEEYESDIAAAASGAFNLSVNAEYPTATTLPTMLQTATGDAKSLALSAAIEDPEVVPDLISKADAQLRALATQIDDPDALPEELQDVEAPAATEEQADDQTEDTDSEDADDAEAETDEAEDDDDDDAGDALGEMF; encoded by the coding sequence ATGAGCGCCGAAGGCGAGCGCAAGACAGAGACCATCCCGCAGTGGAAGCAGGAGGAAGTCGACGCCATCGTCGAGATGATCGAGTCCTACGACTCGGTCGGCGTCGTCAACATCGCCGGGATCCCGTCCCGACAGCTCCAGGATATGCGCCGTGACCTGCACGGCACCGCGGAGCTTCGCGTCTCCCGGAACACCCTGCTCGTTCGCGCGCTGGAAGAGGTCAACGACGGCCTCGAAGACCTGACCGAGCACATCGCCGGCCAGGTCGGGCTCATCGGCACCGACAGCAACCCGTTCTCGCTGTACCAGGAACTGGAAGCCTCGAAGACGCCCGCGCCCATCGGCGCCGGCGAAATCGCCCCGAACGACATCGTCGTGCCCGAGGGCGACACCGGCGTCGACCCCGGTCCGTTCGTCGGCGAACTCCAGTCCATCGGTGCGGACGCACGCATCCAGGAGGGGTCCATTCAGGTCCTCTCCGATTCGACCGTGCTCGACGCGGGCGAAGAGGTCTCACAGGACCTCGCGAACGTCCTCAACGAGCTCGGTATCGAGCCCAAGGAGGTCGGTCTCGACCTCCGCGGCGTCTTCTCCGACGGCGTGCTGTTTGCCCCCGAGGAGCTGGAACTCGACGTCGAGGAGTACGAGAGCGACATCGCCGCAGCCGCCAGCGGGGCGTTCAACCTCTCGGTCAACGCCGAGTACCCGACCGCGACCACGCTCCCGACGATGCTGCAGACCGCGACCGGCGACGCCAAGAGCCTCGCGCTCTCGGCCGCCATCGAGGACCCCGAGGTCGTCCCCGATCTCATCAGCAAGGCCGACGCACAGCTCCGTGCCCTGGCCACGCAGATCGACGACCCGGACGCGCTGCCCGAGGAACTCCAGGACGTGGAGGCCCCGGCGGCCACAGAGGAACAGGCTGACGACCAGACCGAGGACACCGACTCCGAGGACGCCGACGACGCCGAGGCCGAGACAGACGAGGCCGAGGACGACGATGACGACGACGCCGGCGACGCGCTCGGAGAGATGTTCTAA
- the rpl12p gene encoding 50S ribosomal protein P1 — protein sequence MEYVYAALILNESGEEINEDNLTNVLESAGVSVEESRVKALVAALEDVDIEEAVEQAAAAPVAAGGAAAPAEGGDDEADHDEPSEEEVAEAEADDDGDDDGDDEADGEGLGELFG from the coding sequence ATGGAATACGTTTACGCTGCACTCATCCTGAACGAATCGGGCGAAGAAATCAACGAAGACAACCTCACCAACGTGCTCGAATCCGCCGGTGTCTCCGTCGAGGAGTCCCGCGTCAAGGCCCTCGTGGCCGCCCTCGAAGACGTCGACATCGAGGAGGCCGTCGAGCAGGCTGCCGCCGCACCGGTCGCGGCTGGCGGCGCCGCCGCGCCCGCCGAGGGTGGCGACGACGAGGCCGACCACGACGAGCCGTCCGAGGAAGAGGTCGCCGAAGCCGAAGCGGACGACGACGGCGACGACGACGGCGACGACGAGGCCGACGGCGAGGGCCTCGGCGAGCTGTTCGGTTAA
- a CDS encoding tripartite tricarboxylate transporter permease gives MLPVRFAADPVGVAALLAAIAGGIGLGTVSGLVPGLHANTLALLLAATAGSVPGPRVYVGAAMLAAGVTHTFLDVVPALALGVPDPAMAAGALPSHRLVIEGRGREALRLSALGSAGAVVLAVPLSVPITWLMVRLYPLVTAQLPLVLGSIAGLLVLSEPGWDRRVGALMSLGASGGLGLAVLDAPVAGALPVADVLVPVFSGLFGAPVLLAAIEGEGVPPQADAAVTTPRRTVAVLATVGTLCGAVVGYLPGVSSAVAATLALGLTAQRGPRAFVVTTSGVNTATAVFALFALVVFGDPRTGVLVALDRASVPLALPALVAAVAISAVVAAVLVPRLGDRYLRRIGRLDPARLSVGVLVGLLVLSAVFAGPLGVGIFAAATLVGHLPPTTGCRRATLMGVLLVPLAL, from the coding sequence ATGCTCCCGGTCAGATTCGCGGCCGACCCCGTCGGCGTCGCCGCCCTGCTCGCGGCCATCGCCGGCGGCATCGGCCTGGGGACCGTCAGCGGGCTGGTCCCCGGCCTGCACGCCAACACGCTCGCGCTCTTGCTGGCGGCGACGGCGGGGTCGGTGCCCGGCCCACGGGTCTACGTCGGCGCGGCGATGCTGGCCGCGGGGGTGACTCACACCTTTCTGGACGTGGTGCCGGCGCTTGCCCTGGGTGTCCCCGACCCGGCGATGGCCGCCGGCGCCCTGCCCAGTCACCGGCTGGTAATCGAGGGACGGGGCCGGGAGGCGCTGCGACTCTCGGCACTGGGGAGCGCCGGGGCAGTGGTGCTTGCGGTACCGCTTTCGGTCCCCATCACGTGGCTGATGGTCCGTCTCTACCCGCTCGTCACCGCACAGCTGCCGCTGGTGCTTGGCAGTATCGCGGGGCTGCTGGTGCTCTCGGAGCCGGGCTGGGACCGCCGAGTCGGCGCCCTGATGTCGCTGGGAGCGAGCGGCGGCCTCGGGCTCGCGGTACTCGACGCGCCGGTCGCGGGGGCCCTGCCCGTCGCGGACGTGCTGGTCCCGGTGTTCTCCGGGCTGTTCGGCGCGCCGGTGTTGCTGGCGGCCATCGAGGGTGAGGGCGTCCCGCCCCAGGCCGACGCGGCGGTGACGACACCCCGGCGCACCGTCGCTGTGCTGGCGACGGTCGGGACGCTGTGTGGCGCCGTCGTGGGGTATCTTCCCGGAGTCTCCAGTGCCGTCGCCGCGACGCTGGCACTGGGCCTGACCGCCCAGCGGGGCCCGCGAGCGTTCGTCGTGACGACCAGCGGCGTCAACACGGCGACGGCGGTCTTCGCCCTGTTCGCGCTGGTCGTCTTCGGTGACCCTCGAACCGGTGTGCTGGTCGCGCTCGACCGCGCGAGCGTCCCGCTCGCACTGCCCGCGTTGGTCGCCGCAGTCGCCATCTCGGCAGTCGTCGCCGCCGTGCTCGTGCCCCGGCTCGGGGACCGGTATCTCAGACGTATCGGACGACTGGACCCGGCCCGGCTGTCGGTCGGCGTGCTCGTCGGACTGCTCGTCCTCTCGGCCGTCTTCGCCGGCCCGCTCGGGGTCGGTATCTTCGCCGCCGCGACGCTGGTGGGCCATCTCCCACCGACGACGGGCTGTCGGCGGGCGACGCTCATGGGGGTGTTGCTGGTCCCGCTGGCGCTATAG